A genome region from Gardnerella vaginalis includes the following:
- a CDS encoding N-acetylmannosamine-6-phosphate 2-epimerase — protein sequence MNPVIEKIKGGLVVSCQAYPGEPLRHPETMAQMAMAAVEGGAVGIRCQGLSDISAIKGQVDVPVIGIWKDGHEGVYITPTLRHARCCAAAGADIIAIDATDRPRPDGLTYEQTVRALHDEGIVVMADCGNFDDAKRAADCGTDIISTTLAGTSPGRPKTDGPDFELLGQILQAFPNYPIICEGRIHTPDQLHKVMQMGAWAAVVGTAITHPTSITRWFAAKL from the coding sequence ATGAATCCTGTAATTGAAAAAATTAAAGGTGGCTTAGTTGTTAGCTGCCAAGCTTATCCTGGAGAGCCGCTAAGACACCCAGAAACAATGGCACAAATGGCAATGGCTGCTGTAGAAGGTGGTGCTGTTGGCATTAGATGCCAAGGATTGTCTGATATTTCCGCGATTAAAGGGCAGGTTGATGTTCCTGTAATTGGAATTTGGAAAGACGGTCATGAGGGAGTTTATATTACGCCAACTTTGCGCCACGCACGCTGCTGTGCTGCTGCTGGGGCAGATATTATTGCGATTGATGCTACGGATAGACCGCGTCCAGATGGTCTGACTTACGAGCAGACCGTTCGTGCTTTGCATGACGAAGGCATAGTTGTTATGGCTGATTGCGGAAACTTCGACGATGCTAAGCGCGCGGCTGATTGCGGAACAGATATTATATCTACGACTTTGGCTGGTACTTCTCCAGGAAGACCAAAGACTGATGGTCCTGATTTTGAACTTTTAGGCCAGATTTTGCAAGCTTTCCCAAACTATCCGATTATTTGCGAAGGGCGTATTCATACTCCTGATCAGTTGCATAAGGTTATGCAAATGGGAGCTTGGGCTGCGGTGGTTGGAACTGCAATTACACACCCAACGTCGATTACGCGCTGGTTTGCGGCAAAGCTGTAG
- a CDS encoding ROK family protein, which translates to MNETKDSRPTYLAFDIGGTKIAYGLVTLPDSNIRQENADYVSPTVQEHGSMPTEAAKGGESIKNRLVEKASQIIEEAQKNGKTISGIGIAAAGVPNSKTGEIVAATDILPGWRGQRIYDAFKNVTDLPVYMIGDVGGHGLGEAIYGAGRGKSIVFSVGIGTGIGGAIIINGKLFTGAHGVAGHAGHVVSDLGVGFDCSCGANAGHIEPVASGTGLATLYNRNLPAGTQEAQNGYDVCVRANSGEEYAKEILARSGKALGECVAGMANLIDPDVIVLSGSVVEAGDIWWNAMRSGFEDSALTLIKNTPILKGQLGGSAPLIGAAWAVHLSLNHF; encoded by the coding sequence ATGAATGAAACAAAAGATTCTCGCCCTACATATCTTGCTTTTGACATAGGCGGAACAAAAATCGCCTATGGATTGGTGACTTTGCCAGATTCTAATATTCGCCAAGAAAATGCAGATTACGTATCTCCAACAGTGCAAGAGCATGGTTCAATGCCAACAGAAGCTGCAAAAGGTGGAGAAAGTATAAAGAATCGCTTAGTAGAAAAAGCGTCGCAAATCATAGAAGAAGCGCAGAAAAATGGCAAAACTATTAGCGGAATTGGAATAGCAGCTGCAGGAGTGCCAAATAGCAAAACTGGCGAAATTGTAGCTGCTACAGACATTCTGCCAGGTTGGCGAGGACAGCGAATTTATGACGCATTTAAGAACGTAACTGACTTGCCAGTTTATATGATTGGCGATGTTGGTGGACATGGTTTAGGCGAAGCCATTTACGGCGCAGGTCGCGGAAAATCAATTGTATTTTCTGTTGGAATAGGCACTGGAATTGGTGGTGCGATTATTATAAACGGCAAGCTGTTTACAGGAGCGCACGGAGTTGCTGGTCATGCTGGTCACGTTGTTAGTGATTTGGGAGTAGGTTTTGATTGTTCTTGCGGAGCAAATGCTGGACATATTGAGCCAGTTGCTTCTGGAACAGGTCTTGCGACTCTTTACAATCGAAATCTTCCAGCTGGTACTCAAGAAGCACAAAATGGTTATGATGTTTGCGTAAGAGCAAATTCTGGTGAAGAATATGCAAAAGAAATTCTTGCTAGAAGCGGTAAGGCTTTGGGTGAGTGCGTAGCTGGAATGGCTAATCTTATAGATCCAGATGTGATTGTGCTTTCTGGGTCTGTTGTAGAAGCTGGTGATATTTGGTGGAATGCTATGCGAAGTGGATTTGAAGATTCTGCTTTGACATTGATTAAGAACACCCCAATTTTAAAGGGTCAACTTGGAGGATCTGCTCCTTTGATTGGTGCTGCTTGGGCTGTTCATTTAAGTTTGAACCATTTTTAA
- a CDS encoding lipase family protein — protein MKKSFKLIGLSASLCLMLSMLSITTPAMAYTQNEQLTERHTPLTEKTAKQISNGDIKLELPGALDMALYHKKPLDPNADLDGDGLTNRQEIYTYAKNGKTYYGYNSHPMMNDTDGDGIPDNQDSNPRRWDISPRDMTLFSELSYRDDSYINKVLDYTKPLHDIYKNRNEYRLMHNEIAPFWKVKETYHNRGGFDAVLFENVSPYPFLEQGTVQVLAIRGTSQFNDYDDDLAIAVGRNPDQAYDVEQLIERYGREHTVNNLYITGHSLGGYLAQRALIRADGKGYSWLKKIYTFNAPQIWGNIFNRWLRTAANAGNRLTREGYAVHYKVDNDRVIRSVGNFAGAISVGNSAEGHGSRSYFEPRMNNFPGFTVGTRGDISGTGRWMEELNNFYNVRTF, from the coding sequence ATGAAGAAAAGCTTCAAACTAATAGGCTTATCTGCAAGCCTGTGTCTTATGCTAAGCATGTTAAGTATCACTACACCAGCGATGGCATATACTCAAAACGAGCAGCTTACAGAAAGACACACTCCTCTTACAGAAAAAACAGCTAAACAGATTTCAAATGGAGATATAAAGCTGGAGCTTCCCGGAGCTTTAGACATGGCTTTGTATCACAAAAAGCCTCTAGACCCAAATGCTGATTTAGATGGCGACGGCTTAACTAATAGACAAGAAATTTACACTTATGCTAAAAACGGTAAAACTTATTATGGGTACAATTCTCACCCTATGATGAATGACACCGATGGCGATGGTATTCCAGATAATCAAGACAGCAATCCTCGCAGATGGGATATAAGCCCACGAGATATGACGCTATTTTCTGAACTTTCTTATCGCGATGATAGTTATATAAACAAGGTTCTTGATTACACTAAACCACTTCATGACATTTATAAGAACCGCAATGAATATCGTCTTATGCACAATGAGATAGCCCCGTTCTGGAAAGTTAAAGAAACCTACCACAATAGGGGTGGTTTTGACGCTGTCTTGTTTGAAAATGTAAGTCCTTATCCGTTCTTAGAGCAAGGAACTGTTCAAGTTCTTGCAATTCGTGGAACTTCTCAATTCAACGATTATGACGATGATCTCGCAATAGCTGTAGGTCGCAATCCAGATCAGGCTTACGATGTTGAACAACTTATTGAGCGTTATGGCAGAGAACATACTGTAAATAATCTATATATTACTGGTCATTCTCTTGGAGGATATTTGGCACAACGAGCTTTGATTCGCGCAGACGGTAAAGGATATTCTTGGCTTAAGAAAATCTACACTTTCAATGCTCCTCAAATTTGGGGAAATATCTTCAACCGTTGGCTTCGCACTGCAGCAAATGCAGGGAATCGTCTGACTCGCGAAGGTTATGCTGTTCATTACAAAGTAGACAACGACAGAGTTATTCGTTCTGTCGGTAATTTCGCAGGAGCTATAAGTGTTGGCAATTCTGCAGAAGGGCATGGCTCTCGAAGCTACTTTGAACCACGAATGAACAATTTCCCAGGGTTTACCGTAGGAACTAGAGGAGATATATCAGGTACCGGACGTTGGATGGAAGAGCTTAATAATTTCTACAATGTTCGCACGTTCTAA
- a CDS encoding DUF4862 family protein gives MLKAKFVVGAYASLPKTREDQEKYYDLLGKQNWIAGTEIPYPGDLADPQNRTWLASAIPAHWHANTITAIPGTMRHINFDPDPEFGLASPSEDGRHRALAFFKDIREAIADVADKRDSCDISHVEIHTAPTRIAQADAMKKSLEELAQLDWCGAKLVIEHCDRYIEGQNPEKGFLPLEEEIQIAKNSGIGITINWGRSVVEERKAQAAIGHVHEARRAGVLQGLMFSGAGPEATQYGYEWIDGHLPMNPDEPTSLMTSKEIQETTLEALKDDYAIDYLGAKVCVPQDASVEERLGYLSRIHDAVSAAQGE, from the coding sequence ATGCTGAAAGCTAAGTTTGTTGTAGGTGCATATGCATCGTTGCCAAAAACTCGCGAAGATCAAGAAAAATACTACGATTTGTTAGGCAAGCAAAACTGGATTGCTGGAACGGAGATTCCGTACCCAGGAGATTTAGCAGATCCACAAAATCGCACGTGGCTAGCATCTGCAATACCAGCACATTGGCATGCTAACACCATAACCGCAATACCTGGGACAATGAGGCACATAAACTTTGACCCAGATCCAGAATTTGGACTTGCAAGCCCAAGCGAAGATGGCAGACATCGTGCGCTCGCATTCTTTAAGGATATTCGCGAAGCCATAGCTGATGTTGCAGATAAACGAGACAGTTGTGATATATCGCACGTGGAAATACACACAGCGCCAACTCGAATAGCACAAGCAGACGCAATGAAAAAGTCGTTGGAAGAACTAGCACAATTAGATTGGTGTGGAGCAAAACTGGTTATAGAACACTGCGACAGATATATCGAAGGACAGAATCCAGAAAAAGGATTCCTACCTCTAGAAGAAGAGATTCAAATTGCTAAAAATTCTGGTATTGGAATCACAATCAACTGGGGAAGAAGCGTTGTAGAAGAGCGAAAGGCTCAAGCTGCTATAGGACATGTGCACGAAGCAAGACGCGCAGGAGTATTACAAGGTTTAATGTTTTCGGGAGCTGGACCAGAAGCAACGCAATACGGATATGAGTGGATTGATGGTCATTTGCCAATGAACCCAGATGAACCAACGTCATTAATGACGTCTAAAGAAATTCAAGAAACTACTCTAGAGGCGCTAAAAGACGATTATGCAATCGACTATTTGGGTGCAAAAGTGTGCGTTCCGCAAGACGCGAGCGTTGAAGAGCGCTTGGGGTACTTATCGCGTATTCATGACGCTGTGAGCGCTGCGCAGGGCGAGTAA
- a CDS encoding ABC transporter substrate-binding protein translates to MARINSKLTAVIAAGVAALMMLSGCGGAKTHKAAKAKTAVKDTITAQVAYASRDFAPSTTSGALPMSANWHVTEPLYALDYSNFKVFNALAKGEPKKISDTEYEVTIRDAAKFSDGTEVTAGDVVSSFKRTTAKGSLYISMLDFIDSVEAKDNRHVIFKLKKAFPLFKQRLALIQIVPTAKSDADLKNMPIGSGPWKYVSITDNQVKFERNDLYNGKYKAQTKKMVWNVTVDDTARVTAMQGGKTDVMEMVPAQAFNTLKASGSELKTAQGFTLPFVMFNTKQKPFDDKRVRQAALYAIDVNKLITNQMSGQGEPATSFLPKNYANYHKAKNVYTKNIAKAKSLLKEAGVSGPLKFTLYTTDHTWITQLAPQIKNDLAEIGMDVEIKSMKSSALYPQITDRNDANYSMVLAPGDPSVFGNDPDLLMSWWYGDNAWTRQRTFWKNSEGYAKLHKLMDSALEAAKPADRQKYWNQCFDLISDEVPLYPLFHRKTTTAVKKGALAEWNAIGSTGINLVKAKLTK, encoded by the coding sequence ATGGCACGAATTAACTCAAAGCTAACCGCGGTAATCGCTGCAGGTGTAGCCGCATTAATGATGCTTTCTGGCTGCGGTGGAGCAAAAACCCACAAGGCAGCAAAAGCAAAGACTGCTGTTAAAGATACAATCACAGCTCAAGTCGCATATGCAAGCCGTGACTTTGCGCCATCCACTACTTCGGGCGCATTGCCAATGTCAGCAAACTGGCATGTGACAGAGCCGCTCTATGCTCTTGATTACAGCAATTTTAAAGTCTTCAACGCTCTTGCAAAAGGTGAGCCAAAGAAGATTTCCGACACCGAATATGAGGTAACAATTCGCGATGCTGCAAAGTTCTCGGATGGAACTGAAGTAACAGCAGGAGACGTAGTATCTTCCTTCAAGCGCACAACTGCAAAAGGCAGCCTCTATATATCTATGCTCGACTTTATTGATTCAGTTGAAGCAAAAGACAATCGTCATGTAATCTTCAAGCTAAAGAAAGCATTCCCACTGTTCAAGCAGCGTCTTGCTTTAATCCAGATTGTTCCAACAGCAAAGTCTGACGCAGATCTTAAGAACATGCCAATCGGCTCTGGTCCATGGAAGTATGTGTCCATTACAGATAACCAAGTAAAGTTTGAGCGCAACGATCTTTATAACGGCAAGTACAAGGCACAGACCAAGAAGATGGTTTGGAACGTAACCGTTGACGATACTGCTCGCGTAACCGCAATGCAAGGCGGAAAGACAGACGTAATGGAAATGGTTCCAGCACAAGCATTCAACACTTTGAAGGCGTCTGGTTCCGAGCTTAAGACCGCACAGGGCTTCACGCTTCCATTCGTTATGTTCAACACAAAGCAAAAGCCATTTGATGATAAGCGAGTTCGCCAAGCAGCTCTCTACGCGATTGATGTGAACAAGCTCATCACCAACCAAATGAGCGGTCAGGGCGAGCCAGCAACAAGCTTCTTGCCAAAGAATTACGCAAACTATCATAAGGCAAAGAACGTTTACACCAAGAACATTGCTAAGGCAAAGAGCTTGCTTAAGGAAGCTGGTGTAAGCGGTCCACTAAAGTTCACTCTTTACACCACAGACCACACTTGGATTACTCAGCTCGCTCCGCAGATCAAGAACGATCTTGCTGAGATTGGTATGGATGTAGAAATCAAGTCCATGAAGTCTTCTGCACTTTACCCACAGATTACCGACCGCAACGATGCAAACTACTCCATGGTTCTCGCTCCAGGCGACCCATCTGTATTCGGCAACGACCCAGACTTGTTGATGAGCTGGTGGTATGGCGACAATGCTTGGACCCGTCAGCGCACATTCTGGAAGAACTCCGAAGGATACGCAAAGCTTCACAAGCTCATGGATTCAGCTCTTGAAGCCGCCAAGCCAGCAGATCGTCAGAAGTACTGGAACCAGTGCTTCGATTTGATCAGCGACGAAGTTCCTCTGTACCCACTCTTCCATCGTAAGACTACGACTGCAGTAAAGAAGGGCGCGTTAGCTGAGTGGAATGCAATCGGCTCCACTGGCATCAACCTTGTAAAAGCAAAGCTAACAAAGTAG